From Plasmodium chabaudi chabaudi strain AS genome assembly, chromosome: 12, the proteins below share one genomic window:
- a CDS encoding FACT complex subunit SPT16, putative (term=annotation;date=20110921;qualifier=added_gene_name=FACT-L;qualifier=added_literature=pmid:21899698;qualifier=removed_product=transcriptional regulator, putative;qualifier=added_product=fact complex subunit spt16, putative;curatorName=ucb@sanger.ac.uk;~term=annotation;date=20160812;qualifier=added_GO:0005634;curatorName=ucb@sanger.ac.uk;~pfam_scan;Pfam:PF08512.8; E()=3.9E-11;score=43.1;query 884-965;description=Rtt106;~pfam_scan;Pfam:PF00557.20; E()=8.3E-17;score=61.4;query 178-417;description=Peptidase_M24;~pfam_scan;Pfam:PF14826.2; E()=1.5E-29;score=102.7;query 5-160;description=FACT-Spt16_Nlob;~pfam_scan;Pfam:PF08644.7; E()=4.0E-48;score=163.3;query 602-758;description=SPT16;~iprscan;InterPro:IPR029148 : FACT complex subunit Spt16, N-terminal lobe domain;SMART:SM01285; score=3.4E-44;query 5-162;description=FACT complex subunit Spt16, N-terminal lobe domain;~iprscan;InterPro:IPR029148 : FACT complex subunit Spt16, N-terminal lobe domain;Pfam:PF14826; score=3.2E-30;query 5-160;description=FACT complex subunit Spt16, N-terminal lobe domain;~iprscan;InterPro:IPR013719 : Region of unknown function DUF1747, eukaryote;Pfam:PF08512; score=4.1E-11;query 884-965;description=Domain of unknown function DUF1747;~iprscan;InterPro:IPR013719 : Region of unknown function DUF1747, eukaryote;SMART:SM01287; score=9.3E-32;query 878-968;description=Domain of unknown function DUF1747;~iprscan;InterPro:IPR000994 : Peptidase M24, catalytic core;Pfam:PF00557; score=7.1E-17;query 178-417;description=Peptidase M24;~iprscan;InterPro:IPR013953 : FACT complex subunit Spt16p/Cdc68p;SMART:SM01286; score=7.3E-73;query 602-758;description=FACT complex subunit Spt16p/Cdc68p;~iprscan;InterPro:IPR013953 : FACT complex subunit Spt16p/Cdc68p;Pfam:PF08644; score=4.0E-49;query 602-758;description=FACT complex subunit Spt16p/Cdc68p;~iprscan;InterPro:IPR036005 : Creatinase/aminopeptidase-like;Superfamily:SSF55920; scor e=1.26E-21;query 170-426;description=Creatinase/aminopeptidase-like): MSEALDVDNAKEKINFMFAYWKNNSNKDFENSNAFCILSGKSSKDDNATIQEQFQMWLLGYQLTETFFLFCKKNEKLIILTSDKKKKFLQPLLDKTDNITILERNNNDNSENFEKIKNEINMHDSKELLILKDKDSTGSFFEACYNFIKSLNKNEIDVNNNIKNLLNLRSKSDVKLQKSASDIASIIMKSVLITTIENSLDSEEYESHNKIKEKVLKFNENKKCVVKIKDKLKADIDDIDVIYSSVQSGNKFVLNFKNTNDNNYLSQNDGTIVIGLGVKYKELCANINRTLLLNAKEYHKELYNFTFSLQKYIINDCLKYNTSFSDVYKKAIQYIKDNKQNYQTIGNINLENYFIKCLGHVIGFEFMEKEFLITANNSNATIEKNTSYNISVGFENVQLPDSKNVFSTWISDTVFVNDKEEVTILTDAIGKEINTISYELEESESENEEEDSEDNKKKSGKESKNVKREASDYDESDDDDDDSNNKSAKVKKEKNKNGDSENKKKIGISASILNNASSVIVSDRLRRRNKNSLAHNNEQEIEELNKRQNELKNKKIEEIKNRFSEGTNEYKDLNKKNIKKLEDIKSYNDADLIPRDLRSNIIHVDNKHESILLPVNGAHIPFHVSTIKNLSSNYEDNNDIFVLRINFQVPGNQGSQKGEFNAFPKLNEKEMYIKELIFKSNDEKHLQFVVKQVKELIKQVKQKEVEADVNDSKTSNEKLALNKSGRRIVLRDLMTRPNIFTGRKILGTLELHTNGLRYSANSRGTTEFIDILFDDIKHAFYQPCDGQLIILIHFHLKRYIMVGKKKTLDVQFYCEVGTQIDDLDRAKARNVYDPDEMHDEMKEREQKNKLNLIFKNFVQQMQDISKIEFEIPYPELTFSGVPNKSNVEIFVTANTINHLIEWPPFILSVEDIEIASLERVHHGLRNFDMIFVFKDYTKPVKRIDVIPIEYIDTIKKWLTTIDIVYYEGKNNLQWGNILKTILADIESFVNSKGFDGFLGEDDDEEEQSAEDEDEDDEYEVDESELSAEDDSEYDDSEEESLATESDGDEEVEEDSDDEGLSWDELEERAKKDDKKRFAYQSDDGDDSEGYNKRKKKRN, from the exons ATGAGTGAAGCATTGGATGTAGATAATGCCAAAGAAAAGATAAACTTTATGTTTGCCTattggaaaaataatagtaataaagactttgaaaatagtaatgcattttgtattttatcGGGTAAATCGAGCAAAGATGATAATGCAACGATTCAAGAACAGTTTCAGATGTGGCTTTTAGGATACCAACTTACagaaactttttttttattttgtaaaaaaaatgaaaaattaataatacttacaagtgataaaaaaaagaaatttttACAACCATTATTAGATAAGACGGATAACATAACAATTTTAGaacgaaataataatgataatagtgagaattttgaaaaaataaaaaatgaaataaatatgcatgatagtaaagaattattaattttaaaagacAAAGATTCTACTGGAAGTTTTTTTGAAGCatgttataattttattaaaagtttaaataaaaatgaaatagatgtaaataataatataaaaaatttattaaatcttAGATCTAAATCAGATgtaaaattacaaaaatcAGCTAGTGATATAGCTAgtattataatgaaaagcGTCTTGATAACTACAATTGAAAATTCATTGGATAGTGAAGAATATGAAAGtcacaataaaataaaagaaaaagttttaaaatttaatgaaaataaaaaatgtgttgTTAAGATAAAGgataaattaaaagcaGATATAGACGATATAGatgttatatatagtaGTGTACAAAGTGGcaataaatttgtattaaattttaaaaatacaaatgataataattacTTATCACAAAATGATGGTACTATAGTTATAGGTTTAGGTGtcaaatataaagaattatgtgcaaatataaatagaaccttattattaaatgctAAAGAGTATCATAAAGaactttataattttactttctctttacaaaaatacataattaatgactgtttaaaatataatacatcTTTTTCagatgtatataaaaaggctatacaatatattaaagataataaacaaaattatcaaacaattggaaatataaatttagaaaattattttataaaatgtttagGTCATGTTATAGGTTTTGAGTTTATGGAAAAGGAATTTTTAATCACAgcaaataattcaaatgcTACgatcgaaaaaaatacatcttataatatttctgTTGGGTTCGAAAATGTTCAATTACCAGAttctaaaaatgtattttcaACATGGATCAGTGACACTGTTTTTGTTAACGATAAAGAAGAAGTAACTATACTTACAGATGCAATAggtaaagaaataaatactaTATCATATGAATTAGAAGAAAGTGAAAGTGAAAACGAAGAAGAAGATAGTGaagacaataaaaaaaaaagcggAAAAGAATccaaaaatgtaaaaagaGAAGCTAGCGATTATGATGAAAGTGATGATGACGATGATGATAGTAATAACAAATCTgcaaaagtaaaaaaagaaaaaaacaaaaatggagatagtgaaaataaaaagaaaataggAATATCAGCaagtatattaaataatgcatCTAGTGTTATTGTATCAGACAGATTaagaagaagaaataaaaattcattaGCCCATAATAATGAGCAAGAAATCgaagaattaaataaaagacaaaatgaattgaaaaataaaaaaatcgaagaaattaaaaatagattTTCAGAAGGTactaatgaatataaagatttaaataaaaaaaacataaaaaaattagaagaTATTAAATCATATAATGATGCAGATTTAATTCCTCGTGATTTAAGatcaaatataatacatgtTGATAATAAACATGAATCCATTTTATTACCTGTAAATGGTGCACATATACCTTTCCATGTATctacaattaaaaatttaagttCGAATTATgaagataataatgatatatttgttttaagaATAAACTTTCAAGTTCCAGGAAATCAAGGATCTCAAAAAGGGGAATTTAATGCTTTTCccaaattaaatgaaaaagaaatgtaTATCAAAGagttaatatttaaatcaaaTGATGAGAAACATTTACAATTTGTTGTTAAACAAGTTAAAGAATTAATCAAACAAGTGAAACAAAAAGAAGTAGAAGCAGATGTAAATGATTCTAAAActtcaaatgaaaaattagcTTTAAATAAAAGCGGTAGAAGAATAGTATTACGAGATTTAATGACAAGAcctaatatatttactggaagaaaaatattaggAACTTTAGAATTACATACTAATGGTTTAAGATATTCTGCAAATTCAAGAGGAACTACAGAatttatagatatattatttgatgaTATTAAACATGCTTTTTATCAACCATGTGATGGacaattaattatattaattcatttccatttaaaaagatatattatggtaggaaaaaagaaaacacTAGATGTGCAATTCTATTGTGAAGTAGGAACACAAATAGATGATCTTGATCGAGCTAAAGCTAGAAATGTATATGACCCTGATGAAATGCATGATGAAATGAAAGAAagagaacaaaaaaataaattaaatttaatttttaaaaattttgtacAACAAATGCAagatatatcaaaaattgAATTTGAAATCCCATATCCCGAATTAACATTTTCAGGGGTACCAAACAAAAGTAATGTTGAAATTTTTGTTACTGCCAATACTATTAATCATTTAATTGAATGGCCACCTTTTATCTTATCTGTTGAAGATATTGAAATTGCATCTCTAGAGAGAGTACATCATGGTTTAAGAAACTTTGATAtgatttttgtttttaaggATTATACCAAACCTGTAAAAAGAATTGATGTTATACCTAttgaatatatagatacaattaaaaaatggctAACCACTATTGATATAGTATATTAtgaaggaaaaaataatttacaatGGGGAAATATTCTTAAAACAATCCTTGCAGACATTGAATCTTTTGTTAATTCCAAGGGATTCGATGGGTTTTTAGGAGAAgatgatgatgaagaagaaCAGTCTGCTGAAGATGAAGATGAGGATGACGAATATGAGGTTGACGAATCGGAACTG AGTGCCGAAGATGATAGTGAGTATGACGATAGTGAAGAAGAAAGTTTAGCCACAGAAAGTGATGGAGATGAAGAAGTTGAAGAAGATTCAGATGATGAAGGATTATCATGGGACGAACTTGAAGAAAGAGCTAAAAAAG ACGACAAAAAACGATTTGCCTACCAAAGTGACGATGGTGACGATAGTGAAGGATACAATAAAAGAAAGAAGAAGAgaaattaa